The Bacilli bacterium genome has a window encoding:
- a CDS encoding AAA family ATPase encodes MPYDNNMTLPDFYMPAEMLKVIEDFLYSKFHVMLTGNPGCGKTEFGQVWARERGIDVYKVNCGAIRSPRDWFGRYEYREGQGTVFVPTHFVEMLERPCLIILDEINRTTPDNHNPIMNILDGNREVYVEELRRSLRVHEKTYFLATCNTGRQHTGTYRLDHALADRFQEIRLELPPKNVIADLIARKYPISPDMIEAIAELTVKLDAMYNDELLSKAMGMRPAYAAAALVARGNSLDIALQYSFVNRYSGEGGAESEQTLVRQTIQGLVGQPC; translated from the coding sequence ATGCCGTACGACAACAACATGACACTGCCCGATTTTTACATGCCGGCGGAAATGCTGAAAGTGATCGAGGATTTTTTATACAGCAAGTTTCATGTCATGCTGACCGGGAATCCGGGATGCGGCAAAACGGAATTCGGCCAGGTTTGGGCCCGCGAGCGGGGCATCGATGTGTACAAGGTCAACTGCGGAGCCATTCGCAGCCCGCGCGACTGGTTCGGCCGGTATGAATACCGGGAAGGCCAGGGGACGGTTTTTGTACCGACTCATTTTGTGGAGATGCTGGAGCGCCCCTGTTTGATCATTCTGGATGAAATCAATCGGACAACACCGGATAACCATAATCCGATTATGAATATACTCGACGGCAACCGCGAAGTGTACGTCGAAGAGCTTCGCCGCAGTTTGCGCGTTCATGAGAAGACTTATTTCCTTGCCACATGCAACACCGGAAGGCAGCATACGGGCACGTATCGGCTTGATCACGCGCTTGCGGACAGGTTCCAGGAAATTCGGCTGGAATTGCCGCCCAAAAACGTGATCGCCGATTTGATTGCGCGAAAATATCCGATTTCTCCTGATATGATCGAGGCGATAGCCGAACTGACGGTTAAGCTCGATGCCATGTACAACGACGAGTTGCTGAGCAAAGCGATGGGAATGCGTCCCGCTTACGCGGCGGCGGCGCTTGTCGCAAGAGGCAACAGCCTGGACATCGCCTTGCAATATTCTTTTGTAAACCGCTATTCCGGCGAAGGCGGCGCGGAAAGCGAACAAACGTTGGTGCGGCAGACGATCCAGGGATTGGTGGGACAGCCATGTTAG
- the ilvD gene encoding dihydroxy-acid dehydratase, with product MPNEEKDLRIHSHVISEGANRTPNRAMLRAVGFKDEDFKKPMIGIASTWAEVTPCNMHIDKLAVYAKQGAKEGGGAPLIFNTITVSDGIAMGHEGMKYSLPSREVIADSIETVVGAERLDGLVAIGGCDKNMPGCMIAISRLNVPAVFVYGGTIAPGNLNGKDIDIVTAFEAYGQFNANQIDASQLYDVECHACPGSGSCGGMYTANTMASAIEAMGMSLPGSSSNPAESPLKAEDCRKAGVAVVDLLRKGIYPKHIMTKKAFENAITVVMALGGSTNAILHLLAIAHSIGVDLRMEDFEKIRVRVPHIADLKPSGRYVFQDLHEVGGVPAVMKELLKAGLLHGDCLTVTGKTLAENLAEMPGLKEGQDVVRPLSNPLRETGPLVVLKGNLAPDGAVAKMSGLRLTHFTGPARVFDTEEDATNAVLNDEINEGDVIVIRYVGPRGGPGMPEMLAITAIVIGKGLNEKVALITDGRFSGGTHGFVVGHIAPEAQNGGPIALIKDGDIVTIDSETRELKVAVSDAELAERRKSWQEPPLKFTRGVLNKYARLVSSASVGAITDGDKQIL from the coding sequence ATGCCGAACGAGGAGAAAGACTTAAGGATTCACAGCCATGTGATCAGCGAAGGCGCCAACCGGACGCCAAACCGCGCCATGCTGCGGGCTGTGGGCTTTAAGGATGAAGACTTCAAAAAACCGATGATCGGAATCGCGAGCACCTGGGCGGAGGTTACGCCGTGCAATATGCATATCGACAAACTCGCCGTTTACGCCAAGCAGGGTGCGAAAGAAGGCGGCGGCGCCCCGCTCATATTCAATACGATTACCGTTTCCGACGGTATCGCCATGGGGCATGAAGGCATGAAATATTCGTTGCCGAGCCGCGAAGTGATCGCCGATTCGATCGAAACGGTCGTCGGCGCGGAACGGTTGGACGGCCTCGTGGCCATCGGCGGCTGCGATAAAAATATGCCGGGCTGCATGATTGCGATCTCGCGGTTGAATGTTCCGGCTGTTTTCGTCTATGGCGGAACGATCGCTCCGGGCAATCTGAACGGAAAAGACATCGATATCGTGACGGCTTTTGAAGCTTACGGCCAATTCAACGCGAACCAGATCGACGCGAGCCAATTGTACGACGTGGAATGCCATGCTTGCCCGGGATCCGGATCTTGCGGCGGCATGTATACGGCGAACACGATGGCGTCGGCCATTGAAGCGATGGGGATGAGCTTGCCGGGCAGCTCTTCCAATCCCGCGGAATCGCCGTTAAAAGCGGAAGATTGCCGCAAAGCCGGAGTGGCTGTGGTCGATTTGCTGCGCAAAGGCATTTATCCGAAACACATTATGACGAAAAAAGCGTTCGAAAACGCCATTACCGTCGTGATGGCGCTGGGCGGTTCCACGAACGCCATCCTGCACTTGCTCGCGATCGCGCATTCCATCGGCGTTGATTTGCGCATGGAAGACTTTGAAAAAATTCGCGTCCGCGTTCCGCATATTGCCGACTTGAAACCGAGCGGCCGTTACGTTTTCCAGGACTTGCATGAGGTGGGCGGCGTCCCCGCCGTCATGAAAGAACTCTTGAAAGCAGGTTTGCTGCACGGAGATTGCTTGACCGTTACCGGTAAAACGCTCGCGGAAAATTTGGCGGAAATGCCCGGCTTAAAGGAAGGACAGGACGTCGTTCGGCCGCTGTCCAACCCGCTGCGGGAAACGGGTCCGCTTGTCGTATTGAAGGGCAATCTGGCTCCCGATGGCGCCGTTGCCAAAATGTCCGGTTTGCGTTTGACCCATTTCACCGGTCCGGCCCGCGTGTTCGATACGGAAGAAGACGCGACAAATGCCGTGCTGAATGACGAGATCAACGAAGGAGACGTCATCGTCATTCGCTATGTCGGCCCGCGCGGCGGCCCCGGCATGCCGGAAATGCTGGCGATTACGGCAATCGTGATCGGCAAAGGCCTAAATGAAAAAGTCGCGCTGATTACCGACGGCAGATTTTCCGGCGGCACGCACGGTTTCGTCGTCGGCCATATCGCGCCGGAAGCGCAAAACGGCGGTCCGATCGCTTTGATCAAAGACGGCGATATCGTGACCATCGACAGCGAAACGAGAGAGTTGAAGGTTGCCGTATCCGACGCGGAACTGGCGGAGCGCCGCAAATCGTGGCAAGAGCCGCCGCTCAAATTTACCCGCGGCGTTCTGAACAAATACGCCCGTCTCGTTTCTTCCGCTTCGGTCGGCGCCATCACGGACGGCGACAAGCAGATCCTGTAA
- a CDS encoding radical SAM protein has protein sequence MATHRWKPSKFNAFSRSGENENIVYNSYTGAIAALDDNEFALLSRETLKNADLTLHQATIAQLAELGFIVPAETDELKKAEQLHQSLHKYDLMHLVVMPTESCNFRCTYCYEHFARGKMSKQVVTNLADYVDKHARKFANLSLSWFGGEPLLAPDVIEELSERFLQAAETYGFNYYSDMATNGYFLTPELFRKLLKWRVTRYMITIDGTREIHDKRRKLSTGGGSYERIMENLLQIKELAGDFEIHLRMNFDHDNLALIPDALQQLGALFGGDKRFQLFARPVGKWGGPNDDELPVCDHHVAGQKIWDFQEFGQTQGIRMSSFIEEAMLPTGSVCYAAKPHSLVVGSDGTLYKCTIALEEDFNRVGKLKANGEADLDMDKITAWVTSGEEKDSVCQSCFYRPACQGNFCPLYRMRTGKRPCPEEKKQVRRVLQLYWKNQSV, from the coding sequence ATGGCCACACACCGGTGGAAACCATCGAAGTTTAACGCGTTTTCGCGTTCAGGGGAAAATGAAAACATCGTTTACAACAGCTACACAGGGGCGATAGCGGCGCTTGACGACAACGAGTTTGCGCTGCTTTCGCGCGAAACGCTGAAAAATGCCGATTTGACGTTGCATCAGGCGACGATCGCACAACTGGCCGAACTTGGTTTTATTGTTCCGGCGGAAACGGATGAACTGAAGAAAGCGGAACAATTGCATCAATCGTTGCACAAATATGATTTGATGCACCTGGTCGTAATGCCGACGGAAAGCTGCAATTTCCGGTGTACATACTGCTACGAGCATTTTGCCCGCGGGAAAATGTCCAAACAGGTCGTAACCAATCTTGCCGACTATGTGGATAAACATGCCCGCAAATTTGCCAATTTGTCGCTCAGTTGGTTCGGCGGAGAGCCGCTGTTGGCTCCGGACGTCATTGAAGAACTGTCGGAACGCTTCTTGCAGGCGGCGGAAACGTACGGCTTCAATTATTATTCCGATATGGCGACCAACGGCTATTTTCTCACTCCGGAATTGTTTCGGAAATTGTTAAAATGGCGCGTTACCCGTTATATGATCACGATCGACGGAACCCGGGAAATTCATGACAAACGCCGGAAATTGAGCACGGGCGGCGGTTCGTATGAGCGCATTATGGAAAATTTGCTGCAAATCAAAGAACTCGCCGGAGATTTTGAAATTCATCTGCGCATGAATTTTGACCATGACAACCTGGCGTTGATACCCGATGCTCTGCAGCAGTTGGGCGCCTTGTTCGGGGGAGACAAACGGTTTCAACTGTTTGCCCGTCCCGTCGGGAAATGGGGCGGACCCAACGACGACGAACTGCCTGTGTGCGACCATCATGTGGCCGGCCAAAAGATTTGGGATTTTCAGGAATTCGGGCAAACGCAGGGCATCAGGATGAGCTCGTTTATCGAAGAAGCGATGCTGCCTACGGGCTCCGTCTGTTATGCCGCGAAGCCGCATTCGCTGGTTGTCGGCTCCGACGGGACGCTGTACAAATGCACCATTGCGCTCGAGGAAGACTTCAATCGGGTCGGCAAGCTGAAAGCAAACGGAGAAGCCGATCTTGATATGGATAAAATTACGGCGTGGGTCACTTCCGGCGAAGAAAAAGACAGCGTCTGCCAATCGTGTTTTTACCGCCCGGCCTGCCAGGGCAACTTCTGCCCGCTGTACCGGATGCGCACGGGAAAACGACCGTGCCCGGAAGAAAAGAAACAGGTTCGGCGCGTCCTGCAATTGTATTGGAAAAACCAGTCCGTCTGA